ACCGATGCCGGTACACTCATCGAGCGCGTTGCCGACGCCGACCTGCGGACGCTGTTCGTCCGCGTGGCGGCGGCCGCCGGCGTTTCCGCGCCAGCCGCGCCCCTGATGCCCGACGCCGCGCTTCCGGTGGTGGCCGAGGCGCATGACCGTCTGACGCCGTACGCCGACCTCCTCGCCCGACTCTCCGACCGCTATGCGGTGTCGGGGCACGAGGCGCCGGTCCGCGACGTCGTGCGGGCCGCCATGCCGGCGTGGGCCCGTTCCGTCGCCACGGTGGACACCGCGGACAACCTGTACGTGGCGGTCGGTCCCGACCGCGACACCGTCGTCGTCGTCGCCCACATGGACGAGATCGGCTTCGACGTGGCGGGAATCGAACCGGACGGGCGCGTGGCGCTCCGCGCACGGGGGGGCTTCATCGGAACCCTGTTCACCGGGCAGCCGGCGTTACTCCACCGCGACGGCGACGACCAGGGGTCGGTATCGAAGCGCGACTGCGTGGCCACGAGCGCGTCGGCGCTGCGGGGCGTATTCGAGATCCCAGATGCGACCACGACGGGGCCCAGCGGCCGCGCCGGTGCGCCCGTGGCGTACGCATGGTTCGGGCCCGATCCGACGGCCCTCGGCATCCGGGCGGGAATGACCGTCACCGGCTACAAGTGCGCGACGCGGCTCGGGCGGTACCGGTTCAGCGCGCGCTCGATCGACGACCGCGCCGGCGACACCGCGCTCCTCTTCGCCATGCGCGCCACCGATCCGAAGAAGCTCGATCACAAGGTGATCTTCGCCTTCTCCACGCGCGAGGAGATCGGGCTCGACGGCGCGGCCGCGCTGGCCGCGGAGTTCGGCGTGTCGGTGCGGCGCGTGCTCGCGGTCGACACCTTCGTCTCGTCGGATTCGCCGCTCGAGACGTCGCGGTTCGCGGACACGCCCATCGGCGATGGCGCCGTGGCGCGGATGCTCGACAACTCCAGCGTCACGCCGCCCGCCGAGTTCGCGCGCCTCGTGCGCCTCGCGCAGGCCCACCACATTCCGCTGCAGTACGGGACGACGAACGGCGGCAACGACGGCTCCGAGTTCGTGCGCTACGGCGTGCCGGACGTGCCCATCGGCTGGCCGTTGCGGTATAGTCACTCGCCCGCCGAGTTGATCGATCTGCGGGACGTCCGCTCGCTGGCGAGGCTGGTGGCGGAGGCGGTAGGACCGTAGGACCATAGGACCGTAGGACCGTAGGACCGTAGGACGGATAACTGCGAACGCCGTCTACCGTCCTACCCTCCTACCTTCCTACCCTCCTACCGTCCTACGTTTCAATTCCCTGACCATCTGAATCTTGCTCACAATGCCTCTCGCTTTACTCTCGGTCTCCGACAAATCCGGCCTCGTCGAATTCGCCCAGGGGCTCACCGCCCTCGGGTGGGAACTCATCTCCACCGGCGGCACGAGCCGAACGCTGCGCGCGGCGGGGCTCAAGGTGCGCGACGTGAGCGAGGTGACCGGCTTTCCGGAAATGCTCGACGGGCGGGTGAAGACGTTGCATCCCGTGGTGCACGGCGGGCTGCTCGCCCGGCGGGATCTGCCCGAGCACATGGCGGCCCTGGCCGAACACCACATCGCGCCCATCGATCTCGTGGTCGTGAACCTGTACCCGTTCCGCGAGACGGCGGCGAAGGTCGGGGTCAGCGCCGAGCACGTGATCGAGAACATCGACATCGGCGGACCGAGCATGCTGCGGTCGGCGGCCAAGAACTTCGCGTCGGTGTACGTGGTGGTCGACCCCGCCGACTATGCGCGGGTATTGGCCACGCTGCAGGCGGGCGACGACGATCTCGACCTGCGGCGCGACCTCGCCGGCAAGGTGTACGCGCACACGGCCAGCTACGACGCGGCCATCGCCACCTGGTTCGCACGCGAGCGGGGCGAGCTATTCCCGCAGACCGTGGCGATGAGCTTCGAGTTGGCGCAGCCGCTACGCTACGGCGAGAACCCGGGCCAGGCGGCGGCGTTCTACGTCGAGCGCCCCGGCGCCGGCCTCGCCGCGCTCACGCAGAAGGGCGGCAAGGAACTCTCGTTCAACAACCTCATCGACCTCGAGGGAGCGCTGCTGGCCATCGAACCGTTCGGCACCGAGACGGCGTGCGTCATCACCAAGCACACCACGCCGTGCGGCCTGGCCGTGGGCGCTACGGCGCGCGAGGCCTACGAGAAGGCGCTGGCCTGCGATCCGGTATCGGCGTTCGGGTCGGTGATCGCCTTCAACGTGCCGGTGGACGAGGAGACCGCCAACATCGTGGCCAGCCTGTTCGTGGAGTGCATCGTGGCCCCGCGCTTCGACGAAGCGGCCGTGGAGGTCCTGGGGCGCAAGAAGAACCTGCGCGTGCTGGAGGGCAAGGCGGCCTGGCCGCCGCACAGCCTGGATTACAAGCGCGTGCGCGGCGGCGTGCTGGTGCAGGAGCGGGCGCCAGGCGTGATCGACGACGCCGGCTGGACCGTGCCCACCAAACGGAGTCCGACCACGGAGGAGCTGGCGGACCTGCTGTTCGCGTGGCGCGCCGTGGCGAGCGTGAAGAGCAACGCCATCGTGCTCACCCGCAACGGCGCCACCATCGGCATCGGCGCCGGCCAGATGTCCCGCGTCGACGCGTCGTTCCTGGCGGCGCACAAGGCACGCAGCCAGGGGCACGACACGAACGGCGCGGTCATGGGTTCCGACGCGTTCTTTCCCTTCCGCGATGGCGTGGATCAGGCCGCCGAGGCGGGAGTCAAGGCCATCATCCAGCCCGGCGGCAGCGTGCGCGACGCCGAAGTGATCGCCGCCGCCGACGAGCACGGGATGGCGATGGTGTTCACCGGCAAGCGGCAGTTCCGCCACTAGGTTGGCGCCGATCTCTACTTGAACGCCGCGAACCCCACCATGTTGCCGCCCGGCTCGCGCACATAGATCTCCGTGCTGCCATAGAAGGTCCGATGGCGCGCCTTGACCACAGGCGCACCGGCCACCGCGCGTTCCACGGCGTCGATGTCGTCCACCGTGAGGAACAGCGTGACCGAATGGCCATCGAGTTCCGGAGCGAGCGACGGGTTGTCGGCGATCACGCTGGCCCGGGTCTGATACATCACCTCGATGCCCGCGCGCTTGAGGCTGGCAAAGACCAGCGCGCCGTCGGGCCCTGGTACCCGGTTCTCCACGGCGAACCCGAACCGGTCCGTCCAGAAGGCGAGACACGGCTCCACGCGCTCGACCACGAGCACGGGGGTGAGCTGATCGAGACGCGGGAGATGAGCGGACTCGGAACTCGCGGCGGCGTTCATGGTAAGGACTCCAGGCTCGTAGAGGGGGAAGCGGCAGGCGCAGACGGAAGGACGATCATACCGAACAAATACCGAAATTACAAGCCCGGCGCACCCGCCGGTGGCGACGGCGAAACTCGCGCGATCGTCAAGGGATCCTGACGTGTCCTTCCCTTTCCTAACTCACGGTCCTGCCACATCTTTGGTGTAACCTGACACGCCCCGCCCACCGGCGGGGCGCGTGCTGTCCGAATCCTTACCGACCGTCATGGCGACCAACGCAAAGCCCGAACTCGACTATCGCCCATCCTACCTGGCTGCCACGATCGCGGGTGCGATGGTCTTCCTGCTCTACCTGGTCACCCTCGCGCCGACCACCGCGATGTGGGACACGAGCGAATACCTTGCCGCCGCGTACACCCTCGGGCTGCCCCACCCACCGGGCAACCCGCTGTTCGTGCTGTTGGGACGCGTGATGTCGCTGCTGCCCATCGCCGGCTCGGTGGCGATGCGCATCAACATCTTCGCGGCATTCTGCAGCGCCGTCGCGGCGACGATGTGGTTCCTGACCACGGAGCGCGTGCTCGTGGGCTGGTTCCCTGAGCGGTGGCGCCGGATTGTGGGAGCGAGCGTCGCGACGATCATCGGGGCCACGGCGTTCACGGTGTGGAACCAGTCGGTGGTCAACGAGAAGGTGTACACCATCTCGCTGGCCGGCATCGCCATCATCTCGTGGCTGATGATCCGCTGGTGCGACGATCCGGAGGCCCCGAAGTCCGACAGGACCATCGTGCTCGTGGCGTACCTGCTCGGGCTGGGCTACGCGAACCACATGGCCGGCATGCTGGCGGCGCCGGCGGTGGGCCTGGCGATCATCGTCCGTCGTCCGCGCTACCTCCTGCGCTGGAAGCTCATCCTGGCGTCGCTGCTCGCCCTGGGGTTCGGCATCACCCCGTTCGCCACGCAGCCCATCCGCTCGGCGTTCTTCCCGCCCATGAATGAGGGCGAGCCGACGGCCTGCACGCACGGACTCCATCTCAGCTGTACGTTCAGCAAGGGCACGTACGACGCCTTCATGTACAACTTCAACCGCGGGCAGTACGGCAAACCCGCGTTGGGCGACCGCCAGGCCCCGTTCATCCAGGGCCAGGTGGGCATGTGGTGGTGGTACTTCAAGTGGCAGTGGATGCGCGACGCGCTCGATCGGCATCCCGGCGTGCAGAGCCTGCTGGCGGCGATCTTCCTCGTCCTCGGGCTGTTCGGCGGCTGGGTGCACTACAAACGCGACCGACGAAGTTGGTGGTATTTCGCTTCGCTCATGTTCACCGTCACGTTGTGCCTCATCTACTATCTGAATTTCAAGTACGGGGCCTCGCAGTCGCCGGAGTTGGGCAACTCGGTGGCGCGCGAGGTTCGCGACCGCGACTACTTCTTCATCTGGAGCTTCTCGCCGTGGGGGGTATGGGCGGCCCTCGGGCTGATGTACGTGTGGGAGTCGCTCGGCTCGCTCGTCGGTACCGAGAAGCAGAAGGTCGGGGGCGAGACGGTCGAGATGCCCACCCGCCGGGGGTGGATGTTCGGGTCGCCGGTGTTGCTCGTGGCGATCATCCCGCTGTTCGCCAACTGGCAATGGGCGTCGCGCGCCGGCCAGACGGACGTGCGCGACTTCGCGGTGGACATGCTCAATTCGGTTGAACCATACGGCGTGCTCGTGGTGGTCGGCGACAACGACACCTTCCCGCTCTGGTTCGCCCAGGACGTCCTGGGCGTGCGCAAGGACGTGGTCGTGGCCAATACGTCGCTGCTCAACACCGACTGGTACGTGCGGCAACTCATCCGGCGGCCCATCTATACGTACGATAAGGCCGCCGGCCCGGCCATCTACCGCAACACCGATTGGCCCAAGCCCACGCGCAGTCCACTCAACATGACGATGGCGCAGGCAGACGCGGTGCCGGAGTACGTGCCCATTCCGCGCACCACGACGTACTCGCTCGGCCCCATCCAGGCGACGATCGATCCGAAGAACCTGCCGCAGGACGGCAACGGCACCGGCTACCTCGACCGGGCGGCGATCTTCGTGCTGCGCATGATCGCTGATTCGTACAACGACCGGCCGATCTACATCAGCCGCACGGCCGGCAATTACGCCCAGACGTTGGGACTGGGCAACAACACGCTCACCCAGGGCCTGGCCGACAAGGTCTTCATCCCCACCAAGGGCATGGGGCCCGACACGGTCCAGGTGGAGGGCGCCGGCTACATGGACGTGAGGCGCACGCGCACGCTGTGGGACAGCGTGTTCGTGGCCACCAAGTCGCTGCCGCGGCGGAACGGCTGGGTGGACCAGCCCTCGATCGGCATCCCGTACCTCTACATCGCCACGGGGATCGAGCTGGCCCAAACGCTGCAGGCAATCGGCCAGCCACAGGACGTGCCGCGTGTC
The Gemmatimonadaceae bacterium DNA segment above includes these coding regions:
- a CDS encoding M20/M25/M40 family metallo-hydrolase, coding for MLTASGISAPHAARAQTASLIPAVQQWIALPAAPGHERFATDRIQAAAPGWTRDAMGDLVKVRGAGSPVRVIACGLDAPAYVVSEITDGGYLRVQMDGNGPRRPLWDQFHEGQRILIMTGDPATSRRVHMVPGVFAVRSVHLWRGRAPHPGATTIEDLWLDVGAQNRAEVAAMGIRLLDPVFRDLPPWRVGDRVVGPEASSRAGCAAVAAAAQASPTLGKTIFVISAQRRFNWAGLSGVLARTGHVDSLTVVDDAPVREADTAAITEGPFRVNAPAGVTIGYARALSVRATDAGTLIERVADADLRTLFVRVAAAAGVSAPAAPLMPDAALPVVAEAHDRLTPYADLLARLSDRYAVSGHEAPVRDVVRAAMPAWARSVATVDTADNLYVAVGPDRDTVVVVAHMDEIGFDVAGIEPDGRVALRARGGFIGTLFTGQPALLHRDGDDQGSVSKRDCVATSASALRGVFEIPDATTTGPSGRAGAPVAYAWFGPDPTALGIRAGMTVTGYKCATRLGRYRFSARSIDDRAGDTALLFAMRATDPKKLDHKVIFAFSTREEIGLDGAAALAAEFGVSVRRVLAVDTFVSSDSPLETSRFADTPIGDGAVARMLDNSSVTPPAEFARLVRLAQAHHIPLQYGTTNGGNDGSEFVRYGVPDVPIGWPLRYSHSPAELIDLRDVRSLARLVAEAVGP
- the purH gene encoding bifunctional phosphoribosylaminoimidazolecarboxamide formyltransferase/IMP cyclohydrolase, giving the protein MPLALLSVSDKSGLVEFAQGLTALGWELISTGGTSRTLRAAGLKVRDVSEVTGFPEMLDGRVKTLHPVVHGGLLARRDLPEHMAALAEHHIAPIDLVVVNLYPFRETAAKVGVSAEHVIENIDIGGPSMLRSAAKNFASVYVVVDPADYARVLATLQAGDDDLDLRRDLAGKVYAHTASYDAAIATWFARERGELFPQTVAMSFELAQPLRYGENPGQAAAFYVERPGAGLAALTQKGGKELSFNNLIDLEGALLAIEPFGTETACVITKHTTPCGLAVGATAREAYEKALACDPVSAFGSVIAFNVPVDEETANIVASLFVECIVAPRFDEAAVEVLGRKKNLRVLEGKAAWPPHSLDYKRVRGGVLVQERAPGVIDDAGWTVPTKRSPTTEELADLLFAWRAVASVKSNAIVLTRNGATIGIGAGQMSRVDASFLAAHKARSQGHDTNGAVMGSDAFFPFRDGVDQAAEAGVKAIIQPGGSVRDAEVIAAADEHGMAMVFTGKRQFRH
- a CDS encoding VOC family protein; amino-acid sequence: MNAAASSESAHLPRLDQLTPVLVVERVEPCLAFWTDRFGFAVENRVPGPDGALVFASLKRAGIEVMYQTRASVIADNPSLAPELDGHSVTLFLTVDDIDAVERAVAGAPVVKARHRTFYGSTEIYVREPGGNMVGFAAFK
- a CDS encoding DUF2723 domain-containing protein, giving the protein MATNAKPELDYRPSYLAATIAGAMVFLLYLVTLAPTTAMWDTSEYLAAAYTLGLPHPPGNPLFVLLGRVMSLLPIAGSVAMRINIFAAFCSAVAATMWFLTTERVLVGWFPERWRRIVGASVATIIGATAFTVWNQSVVNEKVYTISLAGIAIISWLMIRWCDDPEAPKSDRTIVLVAYLLGLGYANHMAGMLAAPAVGLAIIVRRPRYLLRWKLILASLLALGFGITPFATQPIRSAFFPPMNEGEPTACTHGLHLSCTFSKGTYDAFMYNFNRGQYGKPALGDRQAPFIQGQVGMWWWYFKWQWMRDALDRHPGVQSLLAAIFLVLGLFGGWVHYKRDRRSWWYFASLMFTVTLCLIYYLNFKYGASQSPELGNSVAREVRDRDYFFIWSFSPWGVWAALGLMYVWESLGSLVGTEKQKVGGETVEMPTRRGWMFGSPVLLVAIIPLFANWQWASRAGQTDVRDFAVDMLNSVEPYGVLVVVGDNDTFPLWFAQDVLGVRKDVVVANTSLLNTDWYVRQLIRRPIYTYDKAAGPAIYRNTDWPKPTRSPLNMTMAQADAVPEYVPIPRTTTYSLGPIQATIDPKNLPQDGNGTGYLDRAAIFVLRMIADSYNDRPIYISRTAGNYAQTLGLGNNTLTQGLADKVFIPTKGMGPDTVQVEGAGYMDVRRTRTLWDSVFVATKSLPRRNGWVDQPSIGIPYLYIATGIELAQTLQAIGQPQDVPRVMGDTKAIIDALNLQSMFSSLQTPPPIPTVPTGDSAVGAPVKKK